In Pseudobacteroides sp., one DNA window encodes the following:
- a CDS encoding phosphodiester glycosidase family protein has product MNYIREIVAIYTAIAVLLLVPVNYVSAEPTVIYQKTVKEKITSGATLEKITKFTADGWQTINVLRIDLGNPNIKIDSLTNTDSIMKLAPLKTLAETRGAVAAINSSFFNWTGEAGGGYPDGTIIESGKVVSAQSGYNSTGDNMGSISINNANKVFFDYWKTNIKLAAPNGKLIDVAQFNKPSRTGHKDIIVLDRRWGKTSIGASEKYPEMFEVVVDEGRIAEMRFAQPAVEIPENGYVIVTTAANGPKITNNFQVGDEVKLSINTTPDWSSIAVSMTGSAILLKDGKIPSKFSINMAGKSPRTAVGSTKDGKQLIMVALDGRQNLGVGMDQTELAKLMLELGAYNAINFDGGGSTTMVARHQGDTKVSLINSPSDGAQRNIAAGLGVFSVAPPAELEGLVIDTTDTSDKNVFVNTSRSFSVKGFDRYLNPISVDPNQVTYSVSGVKGDFVGNTFYPKSSGKAVIKATVGEISSVLEIDVLGNPVEIDLNTDTIKLPLNGTKTFTVTGIDKDGFTSAINPADVKWSVNGDIGSFNGGTFTAQAQGAGYIDASVGNAHAYCGVAVAVSHSKVIDGFEQFNGTFMSSPAGLSGSYEASNEYAKTGLYSGKLTYDFSVTEGTRAAYMVLPDQGMKLEQGEKLGIWVYNTHSAPNWLRAELYDSVGSKQIIEFTKDLNWDGWKYLEASLQSVKMPARLTKIYLAQVNPVPDSGSVYFDDLTLVSSFYPSLDQVNIPADTEYKDPQQKTVAFKKTANSFRISVFGQSAEPKNILQKLVTQRFTQSISKDMSDMAVILGNGTHKLTSNIKVQTISTSKNYKSVDYKGSRLIQLDTSKNGLRKSDPGQWKWFMDKLSSYSGDNLFIFMSDSPRNFSDKLEGNLFMDMLSEYHKTKGKNVWVIYKNGSNSTIMEDGVKYFSTTGYDLAGLNSSNAASKVKYLLITVNGKDVSYEFKPSV; this is encoded by the coding sequence CGGGAGCCACTTTAGAGAAGATTACGAAGTTTACTGCCGATGGTTGGCAGACCATTAATGTATTGAGAATTGATTTGGGCAATCCAAATATCAAGATAGATTCTTTGACAAACACAGATTCAATTATGAAGCTTGCACCGCTGAAAACTCTTGCTGAGACAAGAGGGGCAGTTGCCGCAATAAATTCAAGCTTTTTTAACTGGACGGGAGAAGCGGGAGGCGGTTATCCCGATGGTACTATAATTGAATCCGGCAAGGTGGTAAGTGCTCAGTCAGGGTATAACAGCACCGGTGACAACATGGGCTCTATTTCCATAAACAATGCCAATAAGGTATTCTTTGATTACTGGAAAACTAATATCAAGCTGGCGGCACCTAATGGAAAGCTCATAGATGTAGCACAGTTCAACAAGCCAAGCAGAACAGGCCATAAGGATATAATCGTGCTGGACAGGCGATGGGGAAAAACATCCATAGGAGCATCGGAAAAATATCCCGAAATGTTTGAGGTTGTAGTTGATGAGGGCAGGATAGCCGAAATGCGTTTTGCACAGCCGGCTGTAGAAATTCCTGAAAACGGATATGTTATAGTCACTACAGCAGCTAATGGACCTAAAATAACAAATAATTTCCAAGTAGGGGATGAAGTGAAGCTGTCAATTAACACAACACCTGACTGGAGCTCAATAGCGGTTTCCATGACAGGAAGTGCAATTTTGTTAAAGGATGGAAAGATACCCTCCAAGTTTTCGATAAATATGGCAGGTAAAAGTCCAAGAACGGCTGTGGGCTCTACAAAAGACGGAAAACAGCTCATTATGGTTGCTTTAGATGGAAGACAAAACCTTGGGGTTGGTATGGATCAGACTGAATTAGCCAAACTTATGCTTGAACTTGGAGCATATAACGCAATAAATTTTGATGGCGGCGGATCTACAACCATGGTAGCACGTCATCAGGGAGATACAAAGGTGTCGTTGATTAACAGTCCTTCCGACGGTGCACAAAGGAATATAGCTGCCGGGTTGGGAGTGTTTTCCGTTGCTCCGCCGGCTGAGCTTGAAGGATTAGTAATTGATACTACTGATACTTCAGACAAAAATGTATTTGTAAATACATCCAGAAGTTTTAGTGTGAAAGGCTTTGACAGGTATCTAAATCCTATTTCGGTGGATCCTAACCAAGTTACCTATAGTGTTTCGGGGGTAAAGGGGGATTTCGTGGGCAACACATTTTACCCCAAGTCATCAGGCAAGGCTGTCATAAAAGCTACGGTAGGTGAGATCAGTTCTGTCCTTGAGATTGACGTACTGGGAAATCCTGTAGAGATTGATTTAAATACCGACACTATAAAGTTGCCTCTAAACGGAACCAAAACATTTACCGTTACAGGCATAGACAAGGATGGGTTTACATCAGCAATTAATCCGGCTGATGTTAAATGGTCTGTTAATGGCGACATTGGAAGCTTTAACGGAGGCACATTTACTGCTCAGGCTCAAGGAGCAGGCTATATAGATGCTTCTGTTGGAAACGCCCATGCATACTGCGGCGTAGCGGTTGCTGTAAGCCATAGTAAAGTGATTGACGGCTTTGAACAGTTTAACGGAACGTTCATGTCAAGCCCGGCAGGGCTTTCAGGCTCCTATGAAGCTTCTAATGAGTACGCTAAAACCGGTTTATATTCAGGTAAGCTGACATATGATTTCTCAGTCACAGAGGGTACAAGAGCTGCTTATATGGTATTGCCCGATCAGGGCATGAAATTGGAACAGGGTGAAAAGCTAGGTATTTGGGTATATAACACCCACTCTGCACCAAACTGGCTGAGGGCTGAACTGTATGACTCAGTGGGCAGTAAACAGATAATAGAATTTACTAAGGATTTGAACTGGGATGGCTGGAAGTACCTTGAAGCATCCCTTCAAAGTGTCAAGATGCCGGCTCGTCTTACAAAAATATATCTTGCTCAGGTAAACCCTGTGCCCGACTCAGGCAGCGTGTATTTTGATGATCTTACCCTAGTATCATCTTTCTACCCTTCGCTTGATCAGGTAAACATACCTGCAGATACTGAGTATAAAGATCCTCAACAAAAGACCGTGGCATTTAAAAAGACTGCCAATTCCTTCAGAATAAGTGTATTTGGACAATCAGCAGAACCTAAAAACATACTTCAAAAGCTGGTGACTCAGAGGTTTACCCAATCAATAAGCAAGGATATGTCAGATATGGCGGTTATTTTAGGAAATGGTACTCATAAGCTGACATCCAATATAAAGGTTCAGACAATATCAACAAGCAAGAATTACAAGTCTGTGGACTATAAAGGCAGCAGGCTCATACAACTGGATACATCAAAAAACGGGCTTAGAAAGAGTGATCCCGGGCAGTGGAAATGGTTTATGGATAAACTTAGCTCCTATTCAGGCGACAATTTATTTATATTCATGTCTGATTCACCGAGGAATTTTTCCGACAAATTAGAGGGCAATCTATTTATGGATATGCTTTCGGAATACCATAAAACAAAGGGAAAGAATGTTTGGGTCATATATAAAAACGGCTCGAACTCAACTATAATGGAAGATGGCGTAAAATATTTTTCAACAACAGGATATGATTTGGCAGGATTAAACTCATCAAATGCGGCCTCCAAAGTAAAATACCTACTGATTACAGTTAACGGCAAGGATGTTAGCTACGAATTCAAGCCATCAGTATAA
- a CDS encoding HAD-IA family hydrolase translates to MVKNIIFDFDGTIVNTKELVMNLYNEIAEKNKFRIINEQELDYISGLPYRDRAKYLKIPIYKIQLLMAGVLKRYKSHLNAIGLIDGIEEVLYKLKEKNINLSIISSNAESTIKEYFKNKGISVFDDIYSAKGLFGKDVSISRYISKRRLDKDETLYVGDEVRDIHACKKSFVKIIAVTWGFDIHDALRSHNPDFLVSTPKEILDILS, encoded by the coding sequence ATGGTAAAAAATATTATCTTTGATTTTGACGGCACTATTGTAAATACAAAAGAACTTGTTATGAATTTATATAATGAAATTGCAGAAAAAAACAAATTCAGAATTATAAATGAGCAAGAGTTGGATTACATAAGCGGTCTGCCTTATAGGGATAGAGCAAAATATTTAAAGATACCCATTTACAAAATTCAACTCCTTATGGCTGGTGTACTTAAACGGTATAAAAGCCACTTAAATGCCATAGGATTGATTGACGGGATTGAGGAAGTTCTCTACAAATTAAAGGAAAAAAATATTAACCTAAGCATAATTTCTTCCAATGCGGAGAGCACAATCAAAGAATACTTCAAAAACAAAGGGATAAGCGTTTTTGACGATATTTATTCTGCAAAGGGCCTTTTTGGCAAAGATGTTTCCATATCAAGATATATCAGTAAACGCAGACTTGATAAGGATGAAACCTTGTATGTGGGTGACGAAGTGAGAGATATCCATGCTTGTAAAAAGTCTTTTGTAAAAATAATTGCTGTAACCTGGGGGTTTGACATACATGATGCGTTAAGGTCCCATAATCCTGATTTCTTAGTAAGCACTCCAAAAGAAATACTAGATATTTTATCTTAA